One genomic region from Vidua macroura isolate BioBank_ID:100142 chromosome 18, ASM2450914v1, whole genome shotgun sequence encodes:
- the CLDN5 gene encoding claudin-5 has product MTSAAVEILGLGLGILGWVGVILACGLPMWQVSAFIDVNIVVAQTIWEGLWMNCVVQSTGQMQCKVYDSILALPPEVQAGRALTVIVALLGLVALMVTVVGAQCTNCIRPGKMKSRIVIAGGAIYILCGVLVLIPLCWFANIVISDFYDPTVPSSQKREMGAALYIGWAATALLLFGGCLICCCSCSQRDETSFPVKYSAPRRPTSNGEYDKKNYV; this is encoded by the coding sequence ATGACTTCGGCGGCGGTGGAAATTttggggctgggactgggcatcctgggctgggtgggggtgATCCTGGCCTGCGGGTTGCCCATGTGGCAGGTGTCGGCCTTCATCGACGTGAACATCGTGGTGGCGCAGACCAtctgggaagggctgtggaTGAACTGCGTGGTGCAGAGCACGGGGCAGATGCAGTGCAAGGTGTACGACTCCATCCTGGCGCTGCCGCCCGAGGTGCAGGCGGGCCGGGCGCTCACCGTCAtcgtggcactgctggggctggtggcGCTGATGGTGACCGTGGTGGGCGCGCAGTGCACCAACTGCATCCGGCCCGGCAAGATGAAGTCCCGCATCGTGATCGCCGGCGGGGCCATCTACATCCTCTGCGGGGTTCTGGTCCTCATCCCGCTCTGCTGGTTCGCCAACATCGTCATCAGCGACTTCTACGACCCCACCGTGCCGTCGTCCCAGAAGCGGGAGATGGGGGCCGCGCTCTACATCGGCTGGGcggccacagccctgctgctcttcGGGGGCTGCctcatctgctgctgctcctgttcccAACGCGACGAGACCTCCTTCCCCGTCAAGTACTCGGCGCCGCGGCGGCCCACGTCCAACGGCGAGTACGACAAGAAGAACTACGTCTGA